In Vigna unguiculata cultivar IT97K-499-35 chromosome 3, ASM411807v1, whole genome shotgun sequence, a single genomic region encodes these proteins:
- the LOC114177511 gene encoding uncharacterized protein LOC114177511 has translation MSKKKVSGNTMTLKDFHGGSIPSDLPLPSAPGVTVRPSDRSGFDRPSAWGTQMGRSDHWSRPHTSPATRHYDDKSPFLSHTTPIGRNFDEDERKPLDGVSVPRRTISDESIRGGPPSRVEVRPEYGLGGSSLGRQVTPVSQTPVGMGNSYSARLTDAVHVGMNPQSLGGSKEQGTGGSGGGGYPNAWSMRKEVASAVEPEQPAWSSASAASKLAHASALEKVSSGRWQSKAVHYQADAEIVRSPEVENRPRVNGGVAYNRMDAVGEKEHYDAMLARHAERGLGIDNQMQGGRNELLNYERSGVSRYSDVRPTSAPYHSDGVQLSRNEGRIVGSDLQHPMPSEPTERPKLKLLPRAKPLENSEHAAMEYAQGNRQVNDSGHVETVYLAHGHANIAKPVSAGSDSGKDSGQRPKLNLKPRSHPVEQLDGNSERDRNALFGGARPRELVLKERGIDDVSINSYDVVEHSNRVENNILRAEKHHPEHASQSRYSEKTEDAHLDQRTGRKAERKEQKVDGERVHAQRRNWRGDTRRTVRETDRPQASERQPSPETWRKPVEQQPKGSPGAAGIRYGRAASAVELAQAFSRSVSDPKVNDRFSGQRGLNTGSSRTQVPFSRLVGPTSRPQINGY, from the exons ATGTCGAAGAAGAAAGTTAGCGGCAACACCATGACGCTCAAGGACTTCCATGGCGGTTCTATACCCTCTGATCTCCCTCTACCTTCTGCTCCTGGCGT GACTGTGAGGCCTTCAGATCGTTCTGGTTTTGATCGGCCTTCGGCGTGGGGGACGCAGATGGGGCGGTCGGATCATTGGTCTCGGCCGCACACGTCGCCGGCAACTAGGCATTACGATGATAAAAGCCCGTTTCTGTCACACACTACCCCGATTGGCAGgaattttgatgaggatgagaGGAAGCCCCTTGATGGCGTTTCGGTGCCTCGGAGGACAATCAGTGATGAGAGCATTCGTGGTGGTCCTCCTTCTCGTGTTGAGGTGAGACCGGAGTATGGACTGGGAGGGAGTTCATTAGGCAGGCAAGTGACTCCAGTGTCTCAAACTCCTGTTGGGATGGGTAACTCATACTCGGCGAGGCTTACCGATGCAGTGCACGTAGGGATGAATCCTCAGAGTTTAGGAGGTAGTAAGGAGCAGGGAactggtggtagtggtggtggtggttatcCGAATGCATGGTCGATGAGGAAAGAAGTGGCAAGTGCTGTTGAGCCGGAGCAACCCGCTTGGTCTAGTGCTAGTGCTGCCTCCAAGTTGGCTCATGCAAGTGCTCTTGAGAAGGTGTCTTCTGGTAGATGGCAGTCAAAGGCTGTACATTATCAGGCAGATGCTGAGATTGTTAGATCTCCTGAAGTGGAGAATAGACCACGTGTTAATGGTGGTGTTGCCTATAATAGGATGGATGCGGTTGGTGAAAAGGAGCACTATGATGCTATGCTAGCAAGACATGCTGAACGGGGCTTAGGCATTGATAATCAGATGCAAGGTGGTAGGAATGAGTTACTAAATTATGAAAGGTCTGGGGTTTCCAGGTATTCAGATGTACGACCTACAAGTGCACCTTATCACTCTGATGGGGTTCAGCTGTCTCGAAACGAGGGAAGAATTGTTGGGTCTGACTTGCAGCACCCTATGCCTTCTGAACCAACTGAGCGACCTAAACTGAAGTTGCTACCAAGGGCAAAGCCGCTGGAAAATTCAGAACATGCTGCTATGGAGTATGCGCAG GGTAATCGTCAGGTTAATGATTCTGGTCATGTTGAAACTGTTTATCTGGCACATGGCCATGCCAATATTGCAAAGCCTGTATCAGCTGGATCTGACAGTGGTAAGGACTCAGGACAGCGTCCCAAGCTGAATTTGAAGCCTCGGTCTCATCCCGTTGAACAGTTGGACGGAAACAGTGAAAGAGACAG GAATGCTTTATTTGGTGGAGCTCGCCCACGAGAATTA GTGTTGAAGGAGCGAGGGATTGATGATGTGTCAATCAACAGTTATGATGTGGTGGAGCATTCAAATAG ggttgaaAACAACATTTTGAGGGCTGAGAAACATCATCCTGAACATGCAAGCCAGAGCCGGTACAGTGAAAAGACTGAGGATGCTCATCTCGATCAAAGGACTGGCAGAAAAGCTGAAAGGAAGGAGCAAAAGGTAGATGGTGAAAGGGTTCATGCACAGAGAAGAAATTGGCGGGGTGATACTCGGAGAACTGTGAGGGAGACTGATAGGCCACAGGCTTCTGAGAGACAACCTTCACCTGAGACATGGCGCAAGCCTGTGGAGCAGCAGCCTAAAGGATCTCCAGGTGCTGCTGGTATACGGTATGGTAGAGCTGCTTCAGCTGTTGAACTTGCACAAGCATTCTCGAGATCTGTATCAGATCCAAAAGTAAATGATAGGTTTTCTGGTCAAAGGGGACTGAACACAGGCAGCAGCAGGACACAAGTGCCTTTTTCACGGCTTGTTGGTCCTACATCAAGGCCTCAGATCAATGGTTATTAA